Within the Borrelia miyamotoi genome, the region GTCTTTCAAGTACATTGATTAGTGTTTGGATTTCTTTTTCACGACCGACTAAAGGATTAAGTTTTTTTTCTTTTGCAAGTATTGTTAGGTTTTTGACATATCTGTCTATTTCAAAATGTTCATTTGCAAGTCTTATTTCATCTTCAAATTCTTTATATGTTTCAATTAGTCTTATTTTATCTATGCTAGTTATTATGTTTTCTTCGTTAAAGTTAAAGCTCAATTTATTAAGTTTATATTTTTTTAGAAGTTTTTTTGTTTTTAATATTTGATAAAAAATTTCTTTTATTCCTATTGAAGTTTTAGATTTGAATTCTTTTTTAGTTTTTTCAATAAGAATAAAGATTTCTCTGTTTATCTTTGGGATTATAATTTCGTTAGTACCAAGTAGAACTTTTTCTAATTTTTCTATTTCATATAGTGTATCTTGTTTAATATTTTTTAAGGTTTTACTATCTATATTTTTTATTTCAGATTTTTTAGGGCAAATTAGTATAGACATTAACAGATGCCAAGTTGAAACTTCTCTATTTTTATTTTTTCTAGCAACTTCCCTTGCGGATACTTCGACTAGATTTATTAAATTTTCTGCTATATTAATATTTTTCTATCTCCATCTTTATACTGTTAATTATATCAAAAATATTGTTTTTTTGTTCGTATCTTGAATGTATGGATACATAAAATTTAATTTTTGGTTCTGTTCCAGATGGTCTGATCGTTATTTCTATTTCATTTTCTAATAAAAATTTTATTGCATTTGTGGTATGTTTATGTTCTTTTATTTTATGTACATTTCCTTTAATATCAGTTTCTTTTAACGTTTTGTAGTCTAGCTTTTTAATTATATTAATCCCTGCAAATTTTTTTTGGTTTTCTTTTCTAAATTTCGATATTAACTCTTCTCTTAAAAAATCTCCGTTAGATTCTTTAAAATTTTTGTTAATTGTAAAGTCTTTATAATATCCAAATTCTTTATACATTTCCTGTAGGTATTTTCCTATTGTTGTTTGATTTTCTTTTAGTTGAAACATTAAATAGCAAACTCCTTTTATTGCTGAAAATGCGTCTTTGTCTCTGGTTGCATTTCCGATTAGGTATCCATGACTTTCTTCACATCCTAGAATAAATTTTTTGTTTGGTTCTTTTTTTTGTATCTCATCTATTAAATGTCCTATCCATTTGAATCCTGTATATGTTCTGAATAATGTTGAGTTATATTTTTTTGCTATCTTGTCTAGCATTGGAGTTGTGACAAAAGAAGCTATCACAAATACATTTTTGGGATCATCTTCTCTGGATAATAAGTAATTCATTAGGAGGCATGCAATTTGGTTACCGTTTAAAATTTTCCATTTTTTATCTTCATTAAAAGCTATGCCCATTCTATCAGCGTCTGGGTCAGTTGCAAACGCAATATCACAGTTCTCTTTCTTTGCAAGTTTTATTACTCTGGACATGGCAGCCTGATCTTCAGGATTAGGATATTTAATTGTAGGAAATGCTGGATCGGGATTTATTTGACTGGGTTCAGTTAGAAGTTCTACTTTACTACCTTTGAATAGTTTCTTTATTATTGTTCCTCCTGTTCCATGCAAAGGAGTATATGCTACTTTTAAATTTATTTTTTTGCTTTTTGCATTGAAATCAGGAAATTCTTCGTTTATTTTTTCTATATATTGCATATCAATTTCATCATTGAGTTCAATTATTTTTTGTTTGTTTATTCCTTCTTGTTTTGAAAGTGTATTTTTAATATTAGATGTTTTTTGGATTTTCAATATTATTTGTGTGTCATTAGGGGGTATTATTTGAGCACCTCCTTTCCAATATATTTTGTATCCATTATATTCTTTTGTGTTATGACTTGCTGTTACCATTATTCCAATATCACAATCTAGTTTTCTAACTGTATAGGATAACTGGGGGGTTGGTCTTGGATTTTTGTATATATAAACTTTAAATCTATTTGAAGCAAAAATTTTAGCGGCGTCGTATGCAAATTCTTTTGAGAAATATCTTGCATCATAACTTATTACAACTTTAGGGTTTTTTATTATTTCAAGAATGTAATTGGCAATTCCTTGACTTGCTTTTTCAACGTTATAGGTATTGATATAATATGTTCCAGCTCCAATGATGCTTCTCATGCCAGCAGTACCAAATTCTATGTCTTTATGAAATCTATTGTGCGTTTCCCTTTCATTATTTTCTTTTAGTAATTTTATTGCTTCATCTTTAAAATATTTGTTTTTTTCAAGTTGGATATATTTTTCTAATTTTTTTTTAAGTTTGTTATTTTTCATATTATTTTTCTATATTTTATCATTTGAGAATTTATAATTAAATTCTCAAATGATAAAATATAGAAAAATAGAATTTGTAGAAGTTAGTTCTGATATTTTTAGTTATAGTTTTTTTACTTGAGGTTTTCATGCGATTTTGTTTAAAGTTTGATTATTATCCTGCTGGTGATCAACCAAAAGCAATTAAAGAAATTAAGCAATCTATTTTACTTAATAATAAATATCAAACTTTAAAGGGTGTTACAGGTAGTGGTAAAACTTTTACGATAGCTAATATTATTAGAGATTTAGAGCGTCCTTCTTTGATAATTAGTCATAATAAAACATTAGCAGCACAGCTTTATAGGGAATTTAAAGATTTTTTTCCAAATAATGCAGTTGAATATTTTGTTTCTTATTATGATTATTATCAACCTGAGTCTTATGTCCCTTCAAAAGATTTGTATGTAGAAAAAGAAGCTACTATTAATGAGGAAATTGAGATAAAGAGGATAAGGACGATAACATCTCTTTCCAGAAGGCGAGATGTTATTGTTATTGCTACAGTTTCTTCAATTTATGCGTTAGGCTCTCCAGAACTTTTTAAGAATGCGGCTCAGTTTTTTTTTGTAGGACAAAAAATTTCTATTAAGGAGATAGCAGATATTTTTGTTAAGCTTCAGTATGAAAGAACACTTGTGAATATTGAACATAATAAGTTTTCTATTAAGGGTGATGTTATTGAGGTATGGCCTAGTAATGAACATGGTGATTTTGCATATAGAATTTGTTTGGATTTTGATGAGATTGTTAGGATAACTAGGATTAGTCCACTTACAAAAAAGGTTTTAGGATCTACTGATGAATTCACTCTCTTTGCTAAATCTTATTTTGTTATTCCTTATGAAAATATATTGGATTCCCTTCCTAAAATATATGCTGATTTAGAAATACAATGCCATTATTTTAAGGAAAATGGTAAGCTTGTTGAGGCCGAAAGACTTAAACAGAGAGTAGAGTATGATATTGAGATGTTAAGAGAGACTGGGTCGTGTCAGGGTATAGAAAATTATTATAAATATTTTGATAGGAGTGAAATGGGTAGACCTTATTGTCTTTTTGATTTTTTTCCTAGAGATTATTTGCTCTTTATTGATGAGTCTCATGTTACTTTACCTCAGTTTAGAGGAATGTATAATGGAGATTATTCAAGAAAATTGAATCTTGTTAATTTTGGATTTAGACTTCCATCGGCACTTGAGAATAGACCCCTTAAATATAATGAGTTTGAGTCTTTGATTAATCAGGCTGTCTTTATTTCAGCAACTCCTGGTCTTGAAGAACATGAAAAGAGTAATATTATTGTTGAGCAAATAATACGTCCCACAGGTCTTGTTGATCCAGAAATTGTGCTTAGAATTTCGGACGGACAGATGGAAGATATTTATAGAGAAATTCAGAAAAGAATAGCTTTAAATGAAAAAGTTTTAATTACAACTTTGACTAAGAAAATGGCTGAGGATTTAACCGATTATTTGTTGAGTCTTGACATAAAGGCTAGATATCTGCATGCAGAGCTCAATGCTATTGAGAGAGTAGATATTATTACATCTCTTAGAAGATCAGAAATTAATGTTATTGTAGGTATTAACTTGTTAAGAGAAGGTTTAGATATTCCTGAAGTTTCTCTTGTTATTATACTAGATGCTGATAAAGTAGGCTTTTTAAGATCTACTACTTCTTTGATTCAAATGATTGGTAGGGCTGCTAGAAACTCAAATGGTTGTGTTATAATGTACTATGATCAAGTAAGTTGTGCAATGCAAGAAGCCATTGACGAAACTAATAGAAGACGCAATATTCAAATTGAGTACAATAAAAAAAATAATGTTATTCCAAGAACGGTTATTAAAAGAGTACAAAATATTTTAGAGAAAGAATTAAAACGTGAAACAGTTGATTATAATATTGAAAAAGTTATTTCTGATAAAAAATTGTCTCAAAAAGATCTTATTATTAAGCTTAAATTTAAACTTGAGGAGGCAGTTAGTGATGAAAGGTTTGAGGATGCTATCTTTCTACGAGATAAAATAAGAAAGATTCTTAAAGGATAAAATTTTTAAAAAGAGGAGTTTATATTTTTGAGAGAAAAAATTACTGTAAGGGGTGCAAGAGAGCATAATTTAAAAAATGTTAATATTGATATTCCTAGGAATAGTTTGGTAGTTATATCTGGAAAAAGTGGTTCTGGTAAGTCTTCTTTGGCTTTTGATACAATTTTTGCAGAAGGTCAAAGAAGATATATGGAATCTGTATCATCTTATGCAAGACAATTCTTGGGGGTAATGAAGAAACCTAACGTTGAGTATATAGGAGGACTTTCACCTGCTATTTCAATTGAGCAGAGAACAATAAGCAATAATCCAAGGTCAACTGTTGGGACAATTACTGAAATTTATGATTATTATAGATTATTATTTTCAAAAATTGGTAAGCCATATTGTCCAAAAGATGGGAGTTTAATAGAGGGGCAATCTCTAGATACGATGATTAATTCTGTTTTAAGTTATTCTGAAGGATCTAAGGTTATATTATTTGCTCCTGTTGTTATGGGAGCAAAAGGTACTCATAAAAAAGAGCTTGAAAATATATTAAATCAAGGGTTTAATAGAGTAAGAATAGATTCCCAAGATTATTTAATAGAAGATGCTGTTAATTTGAGTTTGGATAAAAATAAAAAACATAATATTGAAGTTATAGTAGATAGGATAAAATTGAATAGTGATATAAGAATTAGGCTTTCAGAATCTATTGAAACTGCTTTATTTATTTCTAATGGGTATCTACGTGTAGAGATTGAAAATGATTTAGAAAAGATAGACAAAATTTTTACAGAACATAATAGTTGTCCTTTGTGTGGGTTTTCTCTTCCTGCAATAGAACCAAGGCTTTTTTCTTTTAATAGCCCGTTTGGGGCTTGTAGTGAATGTTCTGGTCTTGGTATTACACTTGATTTTGATTTTGAAAAGATTTGTCCTAATGTAGAACTTTCTTTTAATGATGATGCATTTATTACTTTTAAAACCAGTTCATCTTGGTCTTTAGCGATTTTTAAAGGACTTGCTAAGCATTATAGTTTTAGTTTAGATACTCCTATAAAAGATATTCCGGAATGTATTCTTAGAAAGATTTTGTATGGAGCCAATGAAAAAATAGATTTTGTTTATCAGTCTAAAGGAATGGCGAGTGAAGAAATAGATGGTGGTTTTCGCTATTCTAAGGAATTTGAGGGCCTTATTCCTCTTTTGAAGAGGCGTTATCTTTCAACTGAATCTGAGAGTGCTAGATTGTTTTATGAAGGTTTGATGTCTCGCAAGATTTGCAATTCTTGTAAAGGTAAACGCTTGAGCCTTGAGGCTTTATCTATTAAGTTAGATGGAAAAGATATTCAGGAACTCAGTAACCTTTCTGTTATAGATTCTTATTTATTTTTTGAGAATATTGAGCTTGATGAGCTTGATACAAAAATTTCTAAAGAGATTTTAAAAGAGATTAAGAGCAGGCTTAAATTTTTAATTGATGTTGGACTTTCTTATTTATATTTAGATAGGATGTCTGGTACCCTTTCAGGGGGTGAGGCTCAACGAATTAGGCTTGCTACTCAAATAGGTTCAGCTCTTGCTGGAGTTCTTTATATACTTGATGAACCTAGTATTGGATTGCATCAAAGAGATAATGAAAAGTTAATAAGTACTCTTATTAGTTTGAAAGAACTTGGCAATACAGTAATTGTTGTAGAGCATGATGAGCAAACTTTGCGTACTGCTGATTATATTGTCGATGTTGGGCCTGGAGCTGGTATTCATGGTGGAGAGATAGTTGCTCAGGGAACTTTAGCTGATATTTTGAATAATGAAAATAGTTTGACCGGAAAGTATTTAAGTGGTCAGCTTAAAATAGAAGTTCCAAAAACAAGGCGTAAGAAGGGAAAAGAAGAAATTTTGCTTTTAAATGCTAATAAAAATAATTTAAAGAATATTGATGTTCGCATTCCTTTGGGAATTTTTACTGTAATAACGGGAGTTTCTGGTAGTGGTAAAAGTACTCTTTTAAATGAAGTATTATATCCTGCTCTTGATAGTAGGTTGAAATTAAATACAAGTTATTTTGATGGGTTTGAGGATATCATTGGATATGAACAAATTGACAAAATTATTCAGATAAATCAAAAGCCAATAGGTAAGACACCAAGATCAAATCCTGCAACTTATGTTGGGTTTTTTACAGAAATCAGAGAACTATTCGCTAAGCTTCCAGAGTCTAGAGCGAGGGGATTTAAGGCTGGTAGATTTTCTTTTAATATTAAGGGTGGGCGTTGTGAAAAGTGTCAGGGTGATGGATATTTAAATATTCAAATGCATTTTTTGCCTGATATTTTTGTTCCTTGTGATTTGTGTAAGGGTAAAAAATTTAATGAGGAAACCTTAGAAATTAGATATAAAGGAAAAAATATTTATGATGTTTTAGAAATGAGTGTTCTTGAGGCGAAAGATTTTTTTGAAAGTATTCCGAAGGTTAATCATTATTTAAACGTTTTAAAGGAAGTGGGTCTTGGATATATTAAGTTAGGTCAAGCCTCAACAACCCTTTCAGGAGGAGAGGCTCAACGGATCAAATTAGCTTTTGAGCTTGGAAAGAAGAGTACAGGGAAGACTTTTTACATTATTGATGAACCAACAACAGGTTTACATTTTGACGATATAAGCAGATTATTGGAGGTATTACAATTGCTTGTTCAGAATGGAAACACTGTGGTTTTAATAGAACATAATTTAGATGTGATTAAGCAAGCAGATTATATAATAGATTTAGGTCCTGAAGGTGGAGTGTCTGGAGGAAATATTATTGTATCTGGAACTCCTGAAGAGGTTTCAAAATGCAAAAATTCCTATACAGGAATGTTCTTAAAAAGTCTTTTGTAATATTATTTTTAATAAATATTTTTAATTATTTTGTCTTATTTGCTCAGGATGTTAGTGATAGTAGGAGTCTTGATAATAGGAAAAATCTGACTTTACTTCAAAAGGCTAATTTAAAAGAGCTTGAGCTTTCTAGTGATGAAGATTTGAAAAAATGGGCTTTAAAAGAAGGTATTCAAGAGAAAGATATTTCTAAAATAAAAGCGTTATTATTGGAACAATTTGGTATATCTCCTAATCTTTTTTCAAAAGATATAAAAGATTTAGGCAGATATAAGATAATTATTGAGAGTACAGATAATCTTGAAAATTTTACTTATGAGCTTACTGAGGATGAGAATATCATATTTAAAGGAAGAGTTAGTATTGTTATTGAAGATGTTAAAGATAATAAAAAGCACAGTATTAAGGGTGATAAAATTATTTTTAATAAAAAAACTAAGAAGCTTTTTTCTAGTGGGAATGTTGAATATACTCTTGATTTGAGTGTGAATGATAAGCTATATTTTTATGGTAGTGAATTATTTGTTGATTTTGATTCTCAAAATTTTCTTCTTAAAGATGGAATTGTTCAGAAGAAAATACATAAGAATTTAGTTGATCATATTGTTTCGTTTGGTGGAAAGGTTTTAAAGAGATTAGATAATGAGGTAAATATAATAGAAAGGGCTTTTATTACAACTAGTAAAGTTTTAGAGCCTTATTATTCTATTAAGGCTTCTAAGATGTGGATTTTGCCGTCTGGAGATTTTGGTTTTCTAAATGCCGTGTTTTATATAGGGAAAGTACCTATATTTTATGTTCCGTTTTTTTTTAAGCCAGGTGATAATTTGTTTTTTTATCCATCTTTAGGATATTCTTCAAGGAAGGGTCTTACCCTTTTTAATACTGTATATTTGTTTGGGAAAAAGTCTGCTGATATTAATGAGACTTCTTTTTTAGATTTTGATTTGCATGCAATATATAATACAGATAAAAAACCTTATATTAGAAATGGTTATTTAACTTATTTCTTTGCAGAAGATGTTGTCTCTAAAGTTAATAAGGACCATGTTAAATTTATTTTCGATATTTATTCTAATTTGGGATTTTATTTAGGTTTTGATTTTGATTTAAGTAATACTTTGGATGTTTTTAAAACTTTTGAAGGTACTTTCGGCATAGGTTTAACAAGGACTTTATATCAGAATAGTCTATCTGGTGGTTCCTATAGGTCTTTTGAAGAAAATAGTATAAAGTACTCTCTTTTTAGTTTTGATAATATAAATAAGGGTGATATATTTGGATTTGAGGTGCCATTTAGATATTTACTTAAATCTAAATCAGAATTTTTAGTTCGTGATGCGCTTTTTTCAGTGATTTTTGAGCATTATTCAGATCCTCATGTGATAATTGACTTTAAAGATAGATTAGAGAGTTCCACACTTTTTTCTATTTTGAGTTCTCAAAAAGATTTATCAGAAACAGAAAATCTGATAAAAACATTTGATTGGAATTTTTCTTCTTTTTATAATCAAACTTTTAGTAACAATACTCTTATTGATTATAGATTAAATAATTTTGGATTTACTTTTAAGTTGGCAGATTATGCGAATATCTTTGGTAAATCTCCTAAAAGAATTAAGGACCCAACTAGTAGATGGTTTTATTTAGAAAGAGTTTATATTCCTTATATTGATTTAAATTTTCAGAAAGATCTTTATAATAGCAGTTGGACATATTCTTTTGATGATAAAAATAAAGAGATACTTATGGCACCCAGAGTTAAAAATATTGGACATGATATTGTAGAAGATAACAAAGATAAAAAAAATATCAAAAAACATAAAGAAGAAAAAGATTTGAGTAAAAATTTGTATTTGTCTCCTGAGCCAATTGTATCTAACGATTTTGTTAAGCGGGATACTTTTTATTTGAGATTTGGAATTAATCCGTATTTGAAAAATAATATATTTTTTGAGAATTTTAAAAAGTCTCCCCAGGATTTTAAATATGATGTAAAGGCCTATTTATTTGATATTAAAAATAAAATGAATTTGAAGCTTCATGTTGATTTTTATGATCAACTTGTTAATTTTGAAGATGTTTTGTATCTCAATACTGTTGAGTATAATCCTTTAGATAAAGATTATAATTTAATCGCTAAAGATAAGAAGAGCGAACATTCAGTTATTAATAAAACTAATTTAGATTTGTTGCCTTTTGTTATGTATCCTTCTTTTTCTAGGAGTAGTATTAAGTATGAAAGCAAAGTAACTCTTTATTCATTTGACAGAAAGTATGATCAAAGTTCTAAAGTTTTGGATAGCAAGAGCAGTACTATTTTTTGGAAAAGTCCTGAAACTTTTTATCAAGAAGTTAATATGGGATTGATCTATGATTACAGATTTTTAACAACTAGTCTTTCAGGTATACTGAAAAATACTTTTGAAAATATATATGCTTTGTCTGAGCTTAAATTTACTTTGGAGTTTCCTTATTTATTGCAAGAGGTAGGTGTTGGAATAAAATATGATAAGAAATTTGAGGAAAAAAAGAATAAATTTCCTCTTAAGAAAATTAATATTGATAAAAATTTGAAGATGAGTCCTGCTTTATATTATAAGATAGAACCAAGATATTTAGATTATTTGAAACTTACTTTTTTAGTTGCTTATGATCCTTTGATTAATAGAGTGTCTGAGCTTTCGTTTAAGTTTAATTCTTATGATTTTAAATTTGCGTTTGCGATGAAAGATGAATTTGAATATAAATATGATAAATCGATTGGTGATTTTGTAAAAGTAGGATCTACAACTAAGTTTGTTCCATATTCTTTAAGTACTCAATATAAAAGAGATTTACATACTTTCAAATTTTTTGATGAAAAGTTTTCATTTGGATTAGCAATAGATGTTGGATGGGAAATGAATTTACAGAAATTTGTCGATAATGAACTTTGGGCTGAGTTCATTATCGAATTTAAGTATGCTAAATTTTTTGAATTGCACTTTTCTACTCGTTCTCTTAATACGAAAACTTTTAGATATTTTAGTGGATATATGAATCAGGTTGGTCTTGAGACAATTAATATTTTTACAGATCTGCTTGAATCATTTAATTTCTTTGACATTCAGGATAGAAAAGAATCATTATTTAAAATTAAGAAAATTAGTACAGGCTTTAAATTTAATTTTTACGATTGGAAATTTGGTGGAGAGTATAGTTTAAATCCAGATATTTTCAAGGATGCTAATGATAGGTATTCTTCTATTTGGAGAAATAATTTTTCAATTTATATTTCTTGGAACTTTTTTGAACCTGTTAAGTCATCGTTTGAAAATAATGCAAGTACTAATTATAAACTTTTAATTAACCGTAAATCTAATAGGTAATTGAAAATTTTAGATATAATAATGATATTAATTAATATTAATGTCTACTATTAAAAGCATTCTTATTATAGGTTTAAGTTTGAGTATATTTCTAGCATTTTTATTGCCAACATATCAGTGGTTTGGATTAATATAAATTTTACTATGTTATTTGCTTTGTAAATTATTGTTTCATCTTTTATGAAAACCAAGATCTGCAATATTATTACTTCCTGATATCAATAATATTTTTCCTCCTTTTTCTTCAAAGGTATTTCTTAGTTTGGTTACATTTTGAATTAATTTTATGGTATTTATATTTAAGTTTTTATTATAAAATCCTTTAGACCAATAATCAATTACTAGCTTGCTATCTCCAAATATGTTTTTTATGTTTTCTTTTAAAGCTATTTTTAATGCAACGTATAGCCCAAATAGTTCGCCATAATTATTGCTGATTCCATCGAAATTTTTGATATAATAATTATTATAATCATTAATTAGACTTTGATCTATAATCTTGTTGATTATAGATATTCCTTTTTCATTGACAACTCTGATTTCTATGCCTTTGCCTCTTCCGGTTCCAGAGTCAAAGTATATTCCTTCTGGATAGTAGATATCAGTTTTACCATCTCTTAAGAGCCAATTTTCTGCTTCTTTTTTTGTTTGGAAGCTTTTTATTTTGTTTGATTGTCCTTTAATTTTATTTTTGCATTCTTCCCAGGATGTAAAGATAATTTTTTCATTTTTGTTTTTTAATACGCATGCATAGTATTTTTTCATATTGAATTAGCTCCTTAGATATCAATAATTAGTTATATTGTAAGTTTTGCCAAATTTTTTCATTGAAACTTTTCATTTTATTGAATCTTTTATTTCTATATTATACTCGATAATTTTTTCTTTAAAAGTTGATTTAATGATGCTTTTTTTTCGTACATATGAAAAAAATATTCCTGGTATTCTATTTAATAAAGATCTATAATCATTTGCTTTTATTTTTTCGGTGGAATTCAGTTTACTAGATAATTCATAATGTTTTGATATGTCAAGATCAGTCTATCCTATTAACTTTCACAATAGTCAATCAAATAACAAATAGTGATTGGATTAAAGAGGTGGAGGCTAATCTGTCATTTATTTAATTAAGTATTGTATCTGTTTATTTTTTATAATTTTAATTATATTTAATTTTCATCTTTTAAGATTTAATATAAAATAAATTAAGATTTTTAAATTTTTTTATAAAAATAAGGAGTTTGTTATGCGATATTCAAAGCCAATAGATATATTTTCAGAAATAGGTTATTTAAAAAGAGTGCTGCTACATAGGCCAGGAGAAGAATTGGAAAACTTGACTCCTTTGATAATGAAGAGATTGTTATTTGATGATATTCCTTATCTTGAAGTGGCAAGGCAAGAGCACGATGCTTTTGCGAACATTTTAAGAAGTAGTGGAGTTGAGGTTGTCTATATTACGGATTTAATTAGTGAAACCATTGCTAAGTATGATGATGTAAAAGAACAATTTGTATCTCAATTTATTCTTGAGGCAGGAATTAGGACTGAAAATAGGACTAAATCTTTGCTAGATTATTTCTATAATATGTCTATTAAGGATATGATTTCAAAGATGATAGCTGGTGTTACAAGAGATGATCTTAAGAATTATAAGTCTGATTCTCTTAATTCTTTGGTAAACAATGAGTATCCTTTAGTTATTGATCCTATGCCCAATATGCTTTTTACAAGAGATCCTTTTGCAAGTATTGGTAATGGTATATCAATAAGTAGAATGCGAACTAGAACAAGGCGCAGGGAGACAATATTTGCTGAATATATTTTTAAATATCATCCTATTTATAGAGAAAATGTTCCTATATGGTATACTAGAGATGAAGATACTTCTTTGGAAGGTGGAGATGAGTTGGTTTTAAGTCAGGATATTTTGGCTATTGGCGTTTCTGAAAGAACTGAAGCTGAGTCTGTTGAAAAAGTAGCTCGCAATCTTTTTAAACAAAAAGCATCATTTAGTACTATTTTAGCTTTCCAAATTCCACAAAGTAGGGCTTATATGCATTTAGATACAGTTTTTACCCAAATAGATCATAATACTTTTACAAGTTTTACTAGTGGTGATGTAAGGTTTACAATTTATGCTTTGACTTATGATT harbors:
- a CDS encoding phospho-sugar mutase, with the translated sequence MKNNKLKKKLEKYIQLEKNKYFKDEAIKLLKENNERETHNRFHKDIEFGTAGMRSIIGAGTYYINTYNVEKASQGIANYILEIIKNPKVVISYDARYFSKEFAYDAAKIFASNRFKVYIYKNPRPTPQLSYTVRKLDCDIGIMVTASHNTKEYNGYKIYWKGGAQIIPPNDTQIILKIQKTSNIKNTLSKQEGINKQKIIELNDEIDMQYIEKINEEFPDFNAKSKKINLKVAYTPLHGTGGTIIKKLFKGSKVELLTEPSQINPDPAFPTIKYPNPEDQAAMSRVIKLAKKENCDIAFATDPDADRMGIAFNEDKKWKILNGNQIACLLMNYLLSREDDPKNVFVIASFVTTPMLDKIAKKYNSTLFRTYTGFKWIGHLIDEIQKKEPNKKFILGCEESHGYLIGNATRDKDAFSAIKGVCYLMFQLKENQTTIGKYLQEMYKEFGYYKDFTINKNFKESNGDFLREELISKFRKENQKKFAGINIIKKLDYKTLKETDIKGNVHKIKEHKHTTNAIKFLLENEIEITIRPSGTEPKIKFYVSIHSRYEQKNNIFDIINSIKMEIEKY
- the uvrB gene encoding excinuclease ABC subunit UvrB, with the translated sequence MRFCLKFDYYPAGDQPKAIKEIKQSILLNNKYQTLKGVTGSGKTFTIANIIRDLERPSLIISHNKTLAAQLYREFKDFFPNNAVEYFVSYYDYYQPESYVPSKDLYVEKEATINEEIEIKRIRTITSLSRRRDVIVIATVSSIYALGSPELFKNAAQFFFVGQKISIKEIADIFVKLQYERTLVNIEHNKFSIKGDVIEVWPSNEHGDFAYRICLDFDEIVRITRISPLTKKVLGSTDEFTLFAKSYFVIPYENILDSLPKIYADLEIQCHYFKENGKLVEAERLKQRVEYDIEMLRETGSCQGIENYYKYFDRSEMGRPYCLFDFFPRDYLLFIDESHVTLPQFRGMYNGDYSRKLNLVNFGFRLPSALENRPLKYNEFESLINQAVFISATPGLEEHEKSNIIVEQIIRPTGLVDPEIVLRISDGQMEDIYREIQKRIALNEKVLITTLTKKMAEDLTDYLLSLDIKARYLHAELNAIERVDIITSLRRSEINVIVGINLLREGLDIPEVSLVIILDADKVGFLRSTTSLIQMIGRAARNSNGCVIMYYDQVSCAMQEAIDETNRRRNIQIEYNKKNNVIPRTVIKRVQNILEKELKRETVDYNIEKVISDKKLSQKDLIIKLKFKLEEAVSDERFEDAIFLRDKIRKILKG
- the uvrA gene encoding excinuclease ABC subunit UvrA, whose translation is MREKITVRGAREHNLKNVNIDIPRNSLVVISGKSGSGKSSLAFDTIFAEGQRRYMESVSSYARQFLGVMKKPNVEYIGGLSPAISIEQRTISNNPRSTVGTITEIYDYYRLLFSKIGKPYCPKDGSLIEGQSLDTMINSVLSYSEGSKVILFAPVVMGAKGTHKKELENILNQGFNRVRIDSQDYLIEDAVNLSLDKNKKHNIEVIVDRIKLNSDIRIRLSESIETALFISNGYLRVEIENDLEKIDKIFTEHNSCPLCGFSLPAIEPRLFSFNSPFGACSECSGLGITLDFDFEKICPNVELSFNDDAFITFKTSSSWSLAIFKGLAKHYSFSLDTPIKDIPECILRKILYGANEKIDFVYQSKGMASEEIDGGFRYSKEFEGLIPLLKRRYLSTESESARLFYEGLMSRKICNSCKGKRLSLEALSIKLDGKDIQELSNLSVIDSYLFFENIELDELDTKISKEILKEIKSRLKFLIDVGLSYLYLDRMSGTLSGGEAQRIRLATQIGSALAGVLYILDEPSIGLHQRDNEKLISTLISLKELGNTVIVVEHDEQTLRTADYIVDVGPGAGIHGGEIVAQGTLADILNNENSLTGKYLSGQLKIEVPKTRRKKGKEEILLLNANKNNLKNIDVRIPLGIFTVITGVSGSGKSTLLNEVLYPALDSRLKLNTSYFDGFEDIIGYEQIDKIIQINQKPIGKTPRSNPATYVGFFTEIRELFAKLPESRARGFKAGRFSFNIKGGRCEKCQGDGYLNIQMHFLPDIFVPCDLCKGKKFNEETLEIRYKGKNIYDVLEMSVLEAKDFFESIPKVNHYLNVLKEVGLGYIKLGQASTTLSGGEAQRIKLAFELGKKSTGKTFYIIDEPTTGLHFDDISRLLEVLQLLVQNGNTVVLIEHNLDVIKQADYIIDLGPEGGVSGGNIIVSGTPEEVSKCKNSYTGMFLKSLL